Proteins from a single region of Pseudodesulfovibrio portus:
- a CDS encoding SIMPL domain-containing protein, whose protein sequence is MERKNAIWTVPAAIILALGLVGGCWVLGKALIDFKELDRYVTVKGLAEREVPADLAMWPISYGAGGNTLEGVDAALKESRSRIMAFLREKGLGEAEILDTIPRIQDNQAMNPGRTVAERFTASVILTVRSPDIATVKKAMSSAGDLVSRGVMLVQNWEYQPTFAFTGLNGIKPDMIAEATRNARAAAKQFAEDSGSRVGAIRRATQGYFSLQDRDRYTPEIKKVRVVTTVDYFLED, encoded by the coding sequence ATGGAGAGGAAAAATGCCATATGGACGGTTCCGGCGGCCATCATCCTGGCCCTCGGGTTGGTGGGCGGCTGCTGGGTTCTGGGGAAGGCCCTCATCGATTTCAAGGAGTTGGACCGGTATGTCACGGTCAAGGGACTGGCCGAGCGCGAGGTCCCGGCCGATCTGGCCATGTGGCCCATCAGCTACGGCGCGGGCGGCAACACGCTGGAAGGCGTGGACGCGGCCCTCAAGGAGTCGCGTTCCCGGATCATGGCCTTTCTTCGGGAAAAGGGCCTCGGTGAGGCCGAGATTCTGGACACCATCCCGCGCATTCAGGACAACCAGGCTATGAACCCGGGCCGCACGGTGGCCGAGCGGTTCACGGCCAGCGTCATCCTGACCGTCAGGTCCCCGGATATCGCCACCGTGAAAAAGGCCATGTCGTCGGCCGGGGATCTCGTGTCGCGCGGCGTCATGCTCGTCCAGAACTGGGAATACCAGCCCACTTTCGCCTTTACCGGCCTGAACGGGATCAAGCCGGACATGATCGCCGAGGCCACCCGCAACGCCCGGGCTGCGGCCAAGCAGTTCGCCGAGGATTCCGGCTCCCGCGTGGGTGCCATCCGCCGCGCCACCCAGGGCTATTTCAGCCTCCAGGATCGAGACCGCTACACCCCGGAAATCAAGAAGGTCCGTGTGGTGACGACGGTGGATTACTTCCTGGAAGACTAG